A single region of the Planctomycetota bacterium genome encodes:
- a CDS encoding phosphoglycerate kinase, whose product MPKLTVKDMQLAGQRVLVRVDYNVPTDNQGNITDDTRIRATLPTLNYILDNQGKIVLMTHLGRPKGWDEKLKLDKVAARLSELLKRPVKKMDDSIGSLVEKTVSNMAEGEVVLLENLRFYPEEEANNDKFAKKLALLGDLYIDDAFACSHRAHASIVGVTKYLKSGAGLLLAREIEYLDKLTESPAAPYVAILGGAKVSDKITVIENLLNKVNTILIGGGMAYTFLKAQGKSIGSSKLDQDHIETASKILTHAKKKNVEIVLPADHLVTDNVDNKGRIKIETNDISDGFSGVDIGPATIKLFTSKLPNAQTIIWNGPLGIFEKDKFSEGTRSIATTLAGLKSTRVIGGGETVAAVDKFKVADKMSHISTGGGAFLEFMEGKELPGIAALTNK is encoded by the coding sequence ATGCCCAAACTCACCGTTAAAGATATGCAGTTAGCCGGCCAGCGCGTCCTGGTCCGGGTCGATTATAACGTCCCGACGGACAACCAGGGCAACATCACCGACGATACCCGCATCCGGGCCACCCTGCCTACCCTCAATTATATTCTGGACAACCAGGGCAAAATCGTGCTGATGACCCACCTGGGCCGGCCTAAGGGCTGGGACGAGAAACTCAAACTGGACAAGGTGGCCGCCCGCTTGTCCGAACTGCTCAAACGGCCGGTCAAGAAAATGGACGACTCCATCGGCTCATTGGTCGAGAAAACCGTTTCCAATATGGCTGAAGGTGAGGTGGTGCTGCTGGAAAACCTCAGGTTCTATCCCGAAGAGGAAGCCAACAACGACAAATTCGCCAAGAAACTGGCCTTGCTGGGCGATTTATATATCGATGACGCCTTTGCCTGCTCGCACCGGGCGCACGCCTCCATCGTCGGCGTGACCAAATACCTCAAGTCCGGCGCCGGTCTGCTCCTGGCCAGGGAAATCGAATACCTGGACAAACTAACCGAATCTCCGGCCGCGCCCTATGTAGCCATCCTGGGCGGCGCCAAGGTGTCGGATAAAATCACCGTCATCGAAAATCTGCTCAACAAGGTCAATACTATTCTCATCGGCGGCGGCATGGCCTATACCTTCCTCAAGGCACAGGGCAAGTCCATCGGTTCCTCCAAACTGGACCAGGACCATATTGAAACCGCATCCAAGATACTTACCCACGCCAAAAAGAAGAACGTGGAAATCGTCCTGCCGGCCGACCACCTGGTTACCGACAACGTCGACAACAAAGGCCGGATAAAGATTGAGACCAACGACATCTCGGACGGATTCAGCGGCGTGGATATCGGGCCGGCCACCATCAAGCTGTTTACCTCCAAGCTCCCGAACGCCCAGACCATCATCTGGAACGGGCCGCTGGGCATATTCGAAAAGGATAAATTCTCCGAAGGCACCCGCTCGATCGCCACCACCCTGGCCGGGCTGAAATCCACCCGGGTCATCGGCGGCGGCGAGACCGTGGCCGCGGTGGATAAATTCAAGGTGGCTGACAAGATGTCCCACATCTCCACGGGCGGCGGCGCGTTCCTGGAATTCATGGAAGGCAAGGAACTGCCCGGCATCGCGGCCCTGACCAATAAATAA